In Choloepus didactylus isolate mChoDid1 chromosome 18, mChoDid1.pri, whole genome shotgun sequence, a single genomic region encodes these proteins:
- the ST6GALNAC2 gene encoding alpha-N-acetylgalactosaminide alpha-2,6-sialyltransferase 2 isoform X3 has product MGLPRGPLFWLLLLLAAACSGILFALYSSATKRYPGPSARARDATSPQALFGPKASKAGARKTTLLAPLHPNAQATILPPPTSTSKLQAFSQRQHCHHPLYLTIQRDPHFQGLFDLSTPVLLWGELFTQELWDRLSRHKAPYGWQGLSHQAIASTLTLLNGSGNAKLFAASGEPPPGCVRCAVVGNGGILNGSRQGLHIDTHDYVFRLNGAVIKGFEHDVGTKTSFYGFTVNTMKNSLISYWNLGFTSVPQGQDLRYIFIPSNIRDYVMLRSAILGVPVPEGPDEGDMPQSYFGPGASASKFKLLHPDFIRYLTERFLKSKLINTNFGDLYMPSTGALMLLTALHTCDQVSAYGFITSNYRKFSEHYYDRKKRPLIFYVNHDLLLEAALWKDLHKAGIIQLYQR; this is encoded by the exons CTCTTCGGCGACGAAGCGCTACCCGGGGCCCTCCGCCCGGGCCAG GGACGCCACATCACCTCAAGCATTGTTTGGACCCAAAGCCTCGAAAGCTGGTGCAAGAAAG ACAACCCTCCTTGCACCACTTCACCCTAATGCACAAGCCACCATCCTTCCACCACCCACTTCCACAAGCAAACTTCAAGCTTTTTCCCAG AGGCAGCACTGCCACCACCCCCTTTACCTCACCATTCAGCGGGACCCCCACTTCCAGGGCCTGTTTGATCTCTCCACTCCGGTGCTGCTGTGGGGGGAGCTCTTCACCCAGGAGCTCTGGGACAGGCTGAGCCGGCACAAAGCCCCCTACGGCTGGCAGGGGCTCTCCCACCAAG CCATCGCCTCCACCCTGACCCTCCTGAACGGCTCTGGGAACGCCAAGCTCTTCGCCGCCTCCGGGGAGCCGCCCCCAGGCTGCGTGCGGTGCGCTGTGGTGGGGAACGGAGGCATCCTGAACGGCTCCCGCCAGGGCCTGCACATCGACACCCACGACTACGTGTTCag ACTCAATGGAGCTGTGATCAAAGGCTTTGAACACGACGTGGGCACCAAGACCTCATTCTACGGTTTCACGGTGAACACCATGAAAAACTCCCTCATCTCCTACTGGAACCTCGGCTTCACCTCCGTACCACAGGGCCAG GACCTGCGCTACATCTTCATCCCCTCCAACATCCGCGACTACGTGATGCTGAGATCGGCCATTCTGGGTGTGCCTGTCCCTGAGGGGCCTGATGAAGGGGACAT GCCTCAGAGCTATTTCGGACCAGGAGCCTCTGCCAGTAAATTCAAGCTGCTCCATCCAGACTTCATCCGCTACCTGACAGAGAG GTTTTTGAAATCAAAGTTGATAAACACAAATTTTGGAGACCTATATATGCCGAGTACTGGGGCCCTCATGCTGCTAACAGCATTGCACACCTGTGACCAG GTTAGTGCCTACGGATTCATCACAAGCAACTACCGGAAATTTTCTGAACACTATTACGACCGAAAAAAGAGACCACTGATATTCTACGTGAACCACGACCTGCTTCTGGAAGCCGCCCTGTGGAAGGACCTCCACAAGGCAGGCATCATTCAGCTGTACCAGCGCTGA
- the ST6GALNAC2 gene encoding alpha-N-acetylgalactosaminide alpha-2,6-sialyltransferase 2 isoform X5, producing MGLPRGPLFWLLLLLAAACSGILFALYSSATKRYPGPSARARDATSPQALFGPKASKAGARKRQHCHHPLYLTIQRDPHFQGLFDLSTPVLLWGELFTQELWDRLSRHKAPYGWQGLSHQAIASTLTLLNGSGNAKLFAASGEPPPGCVRCAVVGNGGILNGSRQGLHIDTHDYVFRLNGAVIKGFEHDVGTKTSFYGFTVNTMKNSLISYWNLGFTSVPQGQDLRYIFIPSNIRDYVMLRSAILGVPVPEGPDEGDMPQSYFGPGASASKFKLLHPDFIRYLTERFLKSKLINTNFGDLYMPSTGALMLLTALHTCDQVSAYGFITSNYRKFSEHYYDRKKRPLIFYVNHDLLLEAALWKDLHKAGIIQLYQR from the exons CTCTTCGGCGACGAAGCGCTACCCGGGGCCCTCCGCCCGGGCCAG GGACGCCACATCACCTCAAGCATTGTTTGGACCCAAAGCCTCGAAAGCTGGTGCAAGAAAG AGGCAGCACTGCCACCACCCCCTTTACCTCACCATTCAGCGGGACCCCCACTTCCAGGGCCTGTTTGATCTCTCCACTCCGGTGCTGCTGTGGGGGGAGCTCTTCACCCAGGAGCTCTGGGACAGGCTGAGCCGGCACAAAGCCCCCTACGGCTGGCAGGGGCTCTCCCACCAAG CCATCGCCTCCACCCTGACCCTCCTGAACGGCTCTGGGAACGCCAAGCTCTTCGCCGCCTCCGGGGAGCCGCCCCCAGGCTGCGTGCGGTGCGCTGTGGTGGGGAACGGAGGCATCCTGAACGGCTCCCGCCAGGGCCTGCACATCGACACCCACGACTACGTGTTCag ACTCAATGGAGCTGTGATCAAAGGCTTTGAACACGACGTGGGCACCAAGACCTCATTCTACGGTTTCACGGTGAACACCATGAAAAACTCCCTCATCTCCTACTGGAACCTCGGCTTCACCTCCGTACCACAGGGCCAG GACCTGCGCTACATCTTCATCCCCTCCAACATCCGCGACTACGTGATGCTGAGATCGGCCATTCTGGGTGTGCCTGTCCCTGAGGGGCCTGATGAAGGGGACAT GCCTCAGAGCTATTTCGGACCAGGAGCCTCTGCCAGTAAATTCAAGCTGCTCCATCCAGACTTCATCCGCTACCTGACAGAGAG GTTTTTGAAATCAAAGTTGATAAACACAAATTTTGGAGACCTATATATGCCGAGTACTGGGGCCCTCATGCTGCTAACAGCATTGCACACCTGTGACCAG GTTAGTGCCTACGGATTCATCACAAGCAACTACCGGAAATTTTCTGAACACTATTACGACCGAAAAAAGAGACCACTGATATTCTACGTGAACCACGACCTGCTTCTGGAAGCCGCCCTGTGGAAGGACCTCCACAAGGCAGGCATCATTCAGCTGTACCAGCGCTGA
- the ST6GALNAC2 gene encoding alpha-N-acetylgalactosaminide alpha-2,6-sialyltransferase 2 isoform X4, which translates to MGLPRGPLFWLLLLLAAACSGILFALYSSATKRYPGPSARARDATSPQALFGPKASKAGARKTTLLAPLHPNAQATILPPPTSTSKLQAFSQRQHCHHPLYLTIQRDPHFQGLFDLSTPVLLWGELFTQELWDRLSRHKAPYGWQGLSHQAIASTLTLLNGSGNAKLFAASGEPPPGCVRCAVVGNGGILNGSRQGLHIDTHDYVFRLNGAVIKGFEHDVGTKTSFYGFTVNTMKNSLISYWNLGFTSVPQGQDLRYIFIPSNIRDYVMLRSAILGVPVPEGPDEGDMFLKSKLINTNFGDLYMPSTGALMLLTALHTCDQVSAYGFITSNYRKFSEHYYDRKKRPLIFYVNHDLLLEAALWKDLHKAGIIQLYQR; encoded by the exons CTCTTCGGCGACGAAGCGCTACCCGGGGCCCTCCGCCCGGGCCAG GGACGCCACATCACCTCAAGCATTGTTTGGACCCAAAGCCTCGAAAGCTGGTGCAAGAAAG ACAACCCTCCTTGCACCACTTCACCCTAATGCACAAGCCACCATCCTTCCACCACCCACTTCCACAAGCAAACTTCAAGCTTTTTCCCAG AGGCAGCACTGCCACCACCCCCTTTACCTCACCATTCAGCGGGACCCCCACTTCCAGGGCCTGTTTGATCTCTCCACTCCGGTGCTGCTGTGGGGGGAGCTCTTCACCCAGGAGCTCTGGGACAGGCTGAGCCGGCACAAAGCCCCCTACGGCTGGCAGGGGCTCTCCCACCAAG CCATCGCCTCCACCCTGACCCTCCTGAACGGCTCTGGGAACGCCAAGCTCTTCGCCGCCTCCGGGGAGCCGCCCCCAGGCTGCGTGCGGTGCGCTGTGGTGGGGAACGGAGGCATCCTGAACGGCTCCCGCCAGGGCCTGCACATCGACACCCACGACTACGTGTTCag ACTCAATGGAGCTGTGATCAAAGGCTTTGAACACGACGTGGGCACCAAGACCTCATTCTACGGTTTCACGGTGAACACCATGAAAAACTCCCTCATCTCCTACTGGAACCTCGGCTTCACCTCCGTACCACAGGGCCAG GACCTGCGCTACATCTTCATCCCCTCCAACATCCGCGACTACGTGATGCTGAGATCGGCCATTCTGGGTGTGCCTGTCCCTGAGGGGCCTGATGAAGGGGACAT GTTTTTGAAATCAAAGTTGATAAACACAAATTTTGGAGACCTATATATGCCGAGTACTGGGGCCCTCATGCTGCTAACAGCATTGCACACCTGTGACCAG GTTAGTGCCTACGGATTCATCACAAGCAACTACCGGAAATTTTCTGAACACTATTACGACCGAAAAAAGAGACCACTGATATTCTACGTGAACCACGACCTGCTTCTGGAAGCCGCCCTGTGGAAGGACCTCCACAAGGCAGGCATCATTCAGCTGTACCAGCGCTGA
- the ST6GALNAC2 gene encoding alpha-N-acetylgalactosaminide alpha-2,6-sialyltransferase 2 isoform X1 translates to MGLPRGPLFWLLLLLAAACSGILFALYSSATKRYPGPSARARDATSPQALFGPKASKAGARKTTLLAPLHPNAQATILPPPTSTSKLQAFSQRQHCHHPLYLTIQRDPHFQGLFDLSTPVLLWGELFTQELWDRLSRHKAPYGWQGLSHQAIASTLTLLNGSGNAKLFAASGEPPPGCVRCAVVGNGGILNGSRQGLHIDTHDYVFRLNGAVIKGFEHDVGTKTSFYGFTVNTMKNSLISYWNLGFTSVPQGQDLRYIFIPSNIRDYVMLRSAILGVPVPEGPDEGDIPGPTAPPTAGAPACPSPRSPAGSTTGRPALSTSFVGPRPQSYFGPGASASKFKLLHPDFIRYLTERFLKSKLINTNFGDLYMPSTGALMLLTALHTCDQVSAYGFITSNYRKFSEHYYDRKKRPLIFYVNHDLLLEAALWKDLHKAGIIQLYQR, encoded by the exons CTCTTCGGCGACGAAGCGCTACCCGGGGCCCTCCGCCCGGGCCAG GGACGCCACATCACCTCAAGCATTGTTTGGACCCAAAGCCTCGAAAGCTGGTGCAAGAAAG ACAACCCTCCTTGCACCACTTCACCCTAATGCACAAGCCACCATCCTTCCACCACCCACTTCCACAAGCAAACTTCAAGCTTTTTCCCAG AGGCAGCACTGCCACCACCCCCTTTACCTCACCATTCAGCGGGACCCCCACTTCCAGGGCCTGTTTGATCTCTCCACTCCGGTGCTGCTGTGGGGGGAGCTCTTCACCCAGGAGCTCTGGGACAGGCTGAGCCGGCACAAAGCCCCCTACGGCTGGCAGGGGCTCTCCCACCAAG CCATCGCCTCCACCCTGACCCTCCTGAACGGCTCTGGGAACGCCAAGCTCTTCGCCGCCTCCGGGGAGCCGCCCCCAGGCTGCGTGCGGTGCGCTGTGGTGGGGAACGGAGGCATCCTGAACGGCTCCCGCCAGGGCCTGCACATCGACACCCACGACTACGTGTTCag ACTCAATGGAGCTGTGATCAAAGGCTTTGAACACGACGTGGGCACCAAGACCTCATTCTACGGTTTCACGGTGAACACCATGAAAAACTCCCTCATCTCCTACTGGAACCTCGGCTTCACCTCCGTACCACAGGGCCAG GACCTGCGCTACATCTTCATCCCCTCCAACATCCGCGACTACGTGATGCTGAGATCGGCCATTCTGGGTGTGCCTGTCCCTGAGGGGCCTGATGAAGGGGACAT CCCCGGCCCCACCGCTCCTCCTACCGCCGGCGCGCCGGCCTGCCCCTCGCCCCGCTCTCCAGCGGGCAGTACGACGGGTCGACCCGCTCTGTCCACTTCTTTCGTGGGTCCTAGGCCTCAGAGCTATTTCGGACCAGGAGCCTCTGCCAGTAAATTCAAGCTGCTCCATCCAGACTTCATCCGCTACCTGACAGAGAG GTTTTTGAAATCAAAGTTGATAAACACAAATTTTGGAGACCTATATATGCCGAGTACTGGGGCCCTCATGCTGCTAACAGCATTGCACACCTGTGACCAG GTTAGTGCCTACGGATTCATCACAAGCAACTACCGGAAATTTTCTGAACACTATTACGACCGAAAAAAGAGACCACTGATATTCTACGTGAACCACGACCTGCTTCTGGAAGCCGCCCTGTGGAAGGACCTCCACAAGGCAGGCATCATTCAGCTGTACCAGCGCTGA
- the ST6GALNAC2 gene encoding alpha-N-acetylgalactosaminide alpha-2,6-sialyltransferase 2 isoform X2 codes for MGLPRGPLFWLLLLLAAACSGILFALYSSATKRYPGPSARARDATSPQALFGPKASKAGARKRQHCHHPLYLTIQRDPHFQGLFDLSTPVLLWGELFTQELWDRLSRHKAPYGWQGLSHQAIASTLTLLNGSGNAKLFAASGEPPPGCVRCAVVGNGGILNGSRQGLHIDTHDYVFRLNGAVIKGFEHDVGTKTSFYGFTVNTMKNSLISYWNLGFTSVPQGQDLRYIFIPSNIRDYVMLRSAILGVPVPEGPDEGDIPGPTAPPTAGAPACPSPRSPAGSTTGRPALSTSFVGPRPQSYFGPGASASKFKLLHPDFIRYLTERFLKSKLINTNFGDLYMPSTGALMLLTALHTCDQVSAYGFITSNYRKFSEHYYDRKKRPLIFYVNHDLLLEAALWKDLHKAGIIQLYQR; via the exons CTCTTCGGCGACGAAGCGCTACCCGGGGCCCTCCGCCCGGGCCAG GGACGCCACATCACCTCAAGCATTGTTTGGACCCAAAGCCTCGAAAGCTGGTGCAAGAAAG AGGCAGCACTGCCACCACCCCCTTTACCTCACCATTCAGCGGGACCCCCACTTCCAGGGCCTGTTTGATCTCTCCACTCCGGTGCTGCTGTGGGGGGAGCTCTTCACCCAGGAGCTCTGGGACAGGCTGAGCCGGCACAAAGCCCCCTACGGCTGGCAGGGGCTCTCCCACCAAG CCATCGCCTCCACCCTGACCCTCCTGAACGGCTCTGGGAACGCCAAGCTCTTCGCCGCCTCCGGGGAGCCGCCCCCAGGCTGCGTGCGGTGCGCTGTGGTGGGGAACGGAGGCATCCTGAACGGCTCCCGCCAGGGCCTGCACATCGACACCCACGACTACGTGTTCag ACTCAATGGAGCTGTGATCAAAGGCTTTGAACACGACGTGGGCACCAAGACCTCATTCTACGGTTTCACGGTGAACACCATGAAAAACTCCCTCATCTCCTACTGGAACCTCGGCTTCACCTCCGTACCACAGGGCCAG GACCTGCGCTACATCTTCATCCCCTCCAACATCCGCGACTACGTGATGCTGAGATCGGCCATTCTGGGTGTGCCTGTCCCTGAGGGGCCTGATGAAGGGGACAT CCCCGGCCCCACCGCTCCTCCTACCGCCGGCGCGCCGGCCTGCCCCTCGCCCCGCTCTCCAGCGGGCAGTACGACGGGTCGACCCGCTCTGTCCACTTCTTTCGTGGGTCCTAGGCCTCAGAGCTATTTCGGACCAGGAGCCTCTGCCAGTAAATTCAAGCTGCTCCATCCAGACTTCATCCGCTACCTGACAGAGAG GTTTTTGAAATCAAAGTTGATAAACACAAATTTTGGAGACCTATATATGCCGAGTACTGGGGCCCTCATGCTGCTAACAGCATTGCACACCTGTGACCAG GTTAGTGCCTACGGATTCATCACAAGCAACTACCGGAAATTTTCTGAACACTATTACGACCGAAAAAAGAGACCACTGATATTCTACGTGAACCACGACCTGCTTCTGGAAGCCGCCCTGTGGAAGGACCTCCACAAGGCAGGCATCATTCAGCTGTACCAGCGCTGA
- the ST6GALNAC2 gene encoding alpha-N-acetylgalactosaminide alpha-2,6-sialyltransferase 2 isoform X6, whose product MGLPRGPLFWLLLLLAAACSGILFALYSSATKRYPGPSARARDATSPQALFGPKASKAGARKRQHCHHPLYLTIQRDPHFQGLFDLSTPVLLWGELFTQELWDRLSRHKAPYGWQGLSHQAIASTLTLLNGSGNAKLFAASGEPPPGCVRCAVVGNGGILNGSRQGLHIDTHDYVFRLNGAVIKGFEHDVGTKTSFYGFTVNTMKNSLISYWNLGFTSVPQGQDLRYIFIPSNIRDYVMLRSAILGVPVPEGPDEGDMFLKSKLINTNFGDLYMPSTGALMLLTALHTCDQVSAYGFITSNYRKFSEHYYDRKKRPLIFYVNHDLLLEAALWKDLHKAGIIQLYQR is encoded by the exons CTCTTCGGCGACGAAGCGCTACCCGGGGCCCTCCGCCCGGGCCAG GGACGCCACATCACCTCAAGCATTGTTTGGACCCAAAGCCTCGAAAGCTGGTGCAAGAAAG AGGCAGCACTGCCACCACCCCCTTTACCTCACCATTCAGCGGGACCCCCACTTCCAGGGCCTGTTTGATCTCTCCACTCCGGTGCTGCTGTGGGGGGAGCTCTTCACCCAGGAGCTCTGGGACAGGCTGAGCCGGCACAAAGCCCCCTACGGCTGGCAGGGGCTCTCCCACCAAG CCATCGCCTCCACCCTGACCCTCCTGAACGGCTCTGGGAACGCCAAGCTCTTCGCCGCCTCCGGGGAGCCGCCCCCAGGCTGCGTGCGGTGCGCTGTGGTGGGGAACGGAGGCATCCTGAACGGCTCCCGCCAGGGCCTGCACATCGACACCCACGACTACGTGTTCag ACTCAATGGAGCTGTGATCAAAGGCTTTGAACACGACGTGGGCACCAAGACCTCATTCTACGGTTTCACGGTGAACACCATGAAAAACTCCCTCATCTCCTACTGGAACCTCGGCTTCACCTCCGTACCACAGGGCCAG GACCTGCGCTACATCTTCATCCCCTCCAACATCCGCGACTACGTGATGCTGAGATCGGCCATTCTGGGTGTGCCTGTCCCTGAGGGGCCTGATGAAGGGGACAT GTTTTTGAAATCAAAGTTGATAAACACAAATTTTGGAGACCTATATATGCCGAGTACTGGGGCCCTCATGCTGCTAACAGCATTGCACACCTGTGACCAG GTTAGTGCCTACGGATTCATCACAAGCAACTACCGGAAATTTTCTGAACACTATTACGACCGAAAAAAGAGACCACTGATATTCTACGTGAACCACGACCTGCTTCTGGAAGCCGCCCTGTGGAAGGACCTCCACAAGGCAGGCATCATTCAGCTGTACCAGCGCTGA
- the ST6GALNAC2 gene encoding alpha-N-acetylgalactosaminide alpha-2,6-sialyltransferase 2 isoform X7 — MGLPRGPLFWLLLLLAAACSGILFALYSSATKRYPGPSARARDATSPQALFGPKASKAGARKTTLLAPLHPNAQATILPPPTSTSKLQAFSQRQHCHHPLYLTIQRDPHFQGLFDLSTPVLLWGELFTQELWDRLSRHKAPYGWQGLSHQAIASTLTLLNGSGNAKLFAASGEPPPGCVRCAVVGNGGILNGSRQGLHIDTHDYVFRLNGAVIKGFEHDVGTKTSFYGFTVNTMKNSLISYWNLGFTSVPQGQDLRYIFIPSNIRDYVMLRSAILGVPVPEGPDEGDMPLSNSFDPCPGPPRLNLLPDVPRQFPAPVASELFRTRSLCQ, encoded by the exons CTCTTCGGCGACGAAGCGCTACCCGGGGCCCTCCGCCCGGGCCAG GGACGCCACATCACCTCAAGCATTGTTTGGACCCAAAGCCTCGAAAGCTGGTGCAAGAAAG ACAACCCTCCTTGCACCACTTCACCCTAATGCACAAGCCACCATCCTTCCACCACCCACTTCCACAAGCAAACTTCAAGCTTTTTCCCAG AGGCAGCACTGCCACCACCCCCTTTACCTCACCATTCAGCGGGACCCCCACTTCCAGGGCCTGTTTGATCTCTCCACTCCGGTGCTGCTGTGGGGGGAGCTCTTCACCCAGGAGCTCTGGGACAGGCTGAGCCGGCACAAAGCCCCCTACGGCTGGCAGGGGCTCTCCCACCAAG CCATCGCCTCCACCCTGACCCTCCTGAACGGCTCTGGGAACGCCAAGCTCTTCGCCGCCTCCGGGGAGCCGCCCCCAGGCTGCGTGCGGTGCGCTGTGGTGGGGAACGGAGGCATCCTGAACGGCTCCCGCCAGGGCCTGCACATCGACACCCACGACTACGTGTTCag ACTCAATGGAGCTGTGATCAAAGGCTTTGAACACGACGTGGGCACCAAGACCTCATTCTACGGTTTCACGGTGAACACCATGAAAAACTCCCTCATCTCCTACTGGAACCTCGGCTTCACCTCCGTACCACAGGGCCAG GACCTGCGCTACATCTTCATCCCCTCCAACATCCGCGACTACGTGATGCTGAGATCGGCCATTCTGGGTGTGCCTGTCCCTGAGGGGCCTGATGAAGGGGACAT GCCTCTGTCCAACTCCTTTGACCCATGTCCTGGCCCTCCTCGTCTGAACCTTCTCCCTGATGTTCCGAGACAATTTCCTGCCCCCGTG GCCTCAGAGCTATTTCGGACCAGGAGCCTCTGCCAGTAA